One genomic region from Methanomicrobia archaeon encodes:
- the rpmC gene encoding 50S ribosomal protein L29, with product ATGGSPDNPGRVGEIRRTIARIKTVQSEERRAAATVASADVKRASKAKRS from the coding sequence GCCACCGGTGGCTCGCCGGACAACCCCGGCCGAGTGGGTGAGATACGACGAACGATCGCGCGGATTAAGACAGTCCAGAGTGAGGAGCGGCGCGCAGCAGCAACGGTCGCAAGCGCTGACGTGAAGCGGGCGAGCAAAGCGAAGAGGAGCTAA